One Streptomyces sp. B21-105 genomic region harbors:
- a CDS encoding universal stress protein yields MIRPITVGLGGSPESVAAADWAARETQRRDLPLHLVHARIRQPHDVPVAQDLDTQKHWALRILREAEEELRGRHPELTVSTESDIRHRGRGAAGPG; encoded by the coding sequence ATGATTCGCCCCATCACCGTCGGCCTGGGCGGCTCCCCCGAAAGCGTCGCCGCCGCTGACTGGGCAGCCCGCGAGACACAGCGCCGCGATCTGCCGCTGCATCTGGTGCATGCCCGGATCCGGCAGCCGCACGACGTGCCCGTCGCACAGGATCTGGACACGCAGAAGCACTGGGCACTGCGCATACTGCGGGAGGCCGAGGAGGAGCTGCGCGGGCGGCATCCGGAACTGACGGTCAGCACCGAGTCAGATATCCGACACCGCGGCCGGGGTGCTGCTGGGCCAGGCTGA
- the adhP gene encoding alcohol dehydrogenase AdhP, whose protein sequence is MKAAVVRSFGQPLVIEERPDPQPGPGQIRIRLEASGLCHTDIHAAHGDWPVKPTPPFIPGHEGVGIVEALGDGVTHLEVGQRVAVPWLGWACGRCEHCLSGWETLCEQQQNTGYSVDGGYAEKMLAPADFAAVVPDGIDPRDAAPLTCAGVTTYKALKVAGVRPTQLVAISGVGGLGHLAVQYAKIAGATVAAIDVTDEKLELARELGADILIDARKEDPAEVLKQHGGAHAAIALAVNEQAFASVYGGLRRGGKLVMVALPAGGTIQVPIFDTVLNGTSVIGSIVGTRQDLDEVFQLHAAGRTKVIYETRPLETVNDSIAEVLNGQIKARIVFEM, encoded by the coding sequence ATGAAGGCAGCAGTCGTCCGGTCCTTCGGCCAGCCGCTGGTGATCGAGGAGCGCCCGGACCCGCAGCCCGGCCCCGGCCAGATCCGCATCCGGCTGGAGGCGTCCGGGCTGTGCCACACCGACATCCACGCCGCCCACGGCGACTGGCCGGTCAAGCCGACCCCGCCATTCATCCCCGGTCACGAGGGCGTCGGCATCGTCGAGGCGCTCGGAGACGGGGTGACTCATCTGGAGGTCGGGCAGCGGGTGGCCGTCCCCTGGCTGGGCTGGGCCTGCGGGCGGTGCGAGCACTGCCTGTCCGGCTGGGAGACACTGTGCGAGCAGCAGCAGAACACCGGCTACAGCGTGGACGGCGGCTACGCCGAGAAGATGCTCGCCCCCGCGGACTTCGCCGCTGTGGTCCCCGACGGCATCGACCCGCGCGACGCCGCCCCGCTGACCTGCGCCGGCGTCACGACGTACAAGGCGCTCAAGGTTGCCGGCGTCCGCCCGACCCAGCTGGTGGCGATCTCCGGTGTCGGCGGTCTCGGACACCTCGCCGTGCAGTACGCGAAGATCGCCGGGGCGACCGTCGCCGCGATCGACGTCACCGACGAGAAGCTCGAACTCGCCCGGGAGCTCGGCGCGGACATTCTCATCGATGCCCGCAAGGAGGACCCGGCCGAGGTGCTCAAGCAGCACGGGGGCGCCCACGCGGCCATCGCGCTGGCCGTCAACGAGCAGGCGTTCGCGTCCGTCTACGGCGGACTGCGGCGCGGCGGCAAGTTGGTCATGGTCGCCCTGCCCGCCGGCGGAACCATTCAGGTGCCGATCTTCGACACCGTGCTCAACGGCACCTCCGTCATCGGCTCGATCGTCGGCACCCGCCAGGACCTGGACGAGGTGTTCCAGCTGCACGCCGCCGGACGCACCAAGGTGATCTACGAAACCCGGCCGCTGGAGACCGTCAACGACTCCATCGCCGAAGTCCTCAACGGTCAGATCAAGGCACGCATCGTCTTCGAGATGTGA
- a CDS encoding universal stress protein, with protein MLLGQAEKAQMLVLGSSGHGAIAGFLLGSVGQQVLARANGPVVMVRANARSAAKHDGGDVVVGLDDLDGPAGPLLEFAFETAAARRTALRAVHAPSLPPLYGYGPAVGQPASQDGGITGQAEEALSDALRPWREKYPQVPVACTVDLARASGVVLQAAAQAGLVVVGRRVHRPALGMRIGPVAHAVLHHAVAPVAVVPHG; from the coding sequence GTGCTGCTGGGCCAGGCTGAGAAGGCCCAGATGCTGGTGCTGGGCTCCAGCGGTCACGGCGCCATCGCAGGGTTCCTGCTCGGTTCCGTGGGGCAGCAGGTGCTGGCTCGGGCGAACGGCCCGGTGGTCATGGTGCGGGCGAACGCCCGCTCGGCCGCCAAGCACGACGGTGGAGATGTCGTGGTCGGGCTCGACGACCTCGACGGCCCGGCCGGGCCGCTGCTGGAGTTCGCCTTCGAGACGGCCGCCGCCCGCAGAACCGCGCTGCGCGCTGTGCACGCGCCGAGTCTGCCGCCGCTGTACGGATACGGCCCCGCTGTGGGGCAGCCGGCCAGCCAGGATGGCGGTATCACGGGTCAGGCGGAGGAGGCACTGTCCGACGCCCTCAGGCCGTGGCGGGAGAAGTACCCGCAGGTCCCGGTCGCCTGCACGGTCGATCTCGCCCGTGCGTCCGGAGTCGTACTGCAGGCCGCCGCGCAGGCCGGACTCGTAGTGGTCGGCCGCAGGGTGCACCGGCCCGCTCTCGGTATGCGCATCGGGCCGGTCGCCCATGCCGTCCTGCACCACGCCGTCGCCCCGGTCGCCGTCGTCCCGCACGGCTGA